One Phoenix dactylifera cultivar Barhee BC4 chromosome 8, palm_55x_up_171113_PBpolish2nd_filt_p, whole genome shotgun sequence genomic window carries:
- the LOC103695804 gene encoding uncharacterized protein LOC103695804, protein MSPVLSCGLEWVVCVGCARWAWRRCTHAGARDSAAWSPASPADFAPVPRVCRAVLASYEPDLARPRWAPARPGGYLMDPAAVAKRTSHPDTAGRCPPYMIYLDHAAREVVLAVRGLSLVRDADYRLLLDGHPGSSPFDGGYVHRGLLRAAVWLLNREADTICRLLRENGPDYSLVLAGHSLGAGVAALMAVVVVNHLDRFGGIPRSRVRCYAIAPARCMSLDLAIKYADVIHSVVLQDDFLPRTPTPLEHIFGSIFCLPCLLFFVCMRDTFVSEDKKLKDPTRLYAPGRMYHIVERKFCRCGRFPPEVRTAIPVEGRFEHIVLSCNAIFDHGIIWIEREAERALEIMNERAEETTPPTQQRMERQSLDMEHKDALERAMSLKLLHDVAPAEEPSLDVGPSTSDEVTSTSDSTSSGRTIWDDLVEQLLDDDESGDPILKEDSSFSSTMSDPLIER, encoded by the exons ATGTCGCCGGTATTGTCCTGCGGCCTGGAGTGGGTGGTGTGCGTGGGATGCGCCCGCTGGGCCTGGCGGCGGTGCACCCACGCCGGCGCCCGCGACAGCGCCGCCTGGTCCCCCGCCTCCCCCGCCGACTTCGCCCCCGTTCCCCGCGTCTGCCGCGCCGTCCTCGCCTCCTACGAGCCCGACCTCGCCCGGCCCCGCTGGGCCCCCGCCCGCCCCGGCGGCTACCTCATGGACCCCGCCGCCGTCGCCAAGCGCACCTCCCACCCCGATACCGCCGGTCGCTGCCCTCCCTACATGATCTACCTCGACCACGCCGCCCGCGAGGTCGTCCTCGCCGTCCGCGGCCTCAGCCTCGTCCGCGACGCGGACTACCGCCTCCTCCTCGACGGCCACCCCGGCTCGTCGCCCTTCGACGGCGGCTACGTCCATCGCGGCCTCCTACGGGCCGCCGTCTGGCTGCTCAACCGCGAGGCCGACACCATCTGCCGCCTCCTCCGGGAGAACGGGCCAGATTATAGCCTCGTGCTCGCCGGGCACTCGCTGGGGGCCGGGGTGGCGGCGCTTATGGCGGTGGTCGTGGTGAACCACCTCGACCGGTTCGGGGGTATCCCGAGGAGCCGGGTCAGGTGCTATGCCATCGCGCCCGCCAGGTGTATGTCGTTGGATCTCGCGATCAAGTATGCGGATGTGATCCACTCCGTAGTGCTGCAG GATGATTTTTTGCCAAGAACACCAACCCCCTTGGAGcatatttttggatctattttcTG CTTGCCATGTTTATTATTTTTCGTTTGCATGAGAGATACATTTGTATCGGAAGATAAAAAGCTTAAAGATCCAACGAGGCTTTATGCTCCTGGTCGAATGTATCACATCGTCGAGAGAAAATTTTGCAG ATGTGGGAGATTCCCTCCTGAGGTGAGAACTGCTATTCCAGTTGAAGGAAGATTCGAGCATATTGTTCTGTCATGCAATGCAATATTTGATCATGGGATTATTTGGATAGAGCGAGAAGCAGAGAGGGCTTTAGAG ATCATGAATGAAAGAGCTGAGGAAACAACTCCTCCAACACAGCAAAGGATGGAGAGACAATCTCTTGACATGGAACACAAGGATGCACTGGAAAGAGCAATGAGCTTGAAACTGCTGCATGATGTGGCTCCAGCTGAAGAACcctctcttgacgtgggccccTCAACCAGTGATGAAGTAACCTCAACCAGCGACTCCACATCTAGTGGGAGAACCATTTGGGATGATCTGGTGGAGCAGCTCTTAGACGACGATGAATCTGGGGATCCCATCTTGAAAGAAGATTCTAGTTTTAGTTCTACAATGTCGGATCCTTTAATAGAACGATGA
- the LOC103695796 gene encoding 21 kDa protein-like: MASKKFAFFLLSAVVFSTAVAAKRPGFGGNSTEFIRACCGATRYPRLCFTSMAGYSSAVQESPVQVAQLATNLTLARIGDLARRVKLLRRGASGRVAAALADCTEVLGDAADQARRTAAELKGLEAAKGPEVAWRVSNAQTWMSAALTNEDTCTDGFDGVGSCPVKAEVGRQVLRVKQFTSNALALVNNLVASR, translated from the coding sequence ATGGCCTCAAAAAAGTTCGCATTTTTCCTACTCTCCGCCGTCGTCTTCTCCACCGCCGTTGCGGCAAAGCGGCCGGGATTCGGAGGGAATTCGACGGAGTTCATCCGCGCTTGCTGCGGGGCGACGCGGTACCCGCGGCTCTGCTTCACCTCCATGGCCGGCTACTCGAGCGCGGTCCAGGAGAGCCCGGTCCAGGTGGCCCAGCTGGCCACCAACCTCACCCTCGCCCGCATCGGCGACCTCGCTCGCCGGGTGAAGCTGCTCCGGCGCGGGGCGTCCGGCCGGGTGGCGGCGGCTCTGGCGGACTGCACGGAGGTGCTGGGGGACGCGGCGGACCAGGCCCGGAGGACGGCGGCGGAGCTGAAGGGCCTGGAGGCGGCGAAGGGGCCGGAGGTGGCTTGGCGGGTTTCTAACGCCCAGACGTGGATGAGCGCGGCGCTGACGAACGAGGACACCTGCACCGACGGCTTCGACGGCGTCGGCTCGTGCCCCGTCAAGGCCGAGGTCGGCCGCCAGGTTCTCCGGGTCAAACAGTTCACCAGCAACGCCCTCGCCCTTGTTAATAACCTCGTTGCCAGCCGCTAA